The Brassica napus cultivar Da-Ae chromosome C7, Da-Ae, whole genome shotgun sequence genome has a segment encoding these proteins:
- the LOC125590088 gene encoding MLP-like protein 328: MATSGTYVTEVPLKGTAEKHYKRWKSENHLFPDTIGHHIQNVTVHEGEWDSHGGIKIWNYTLDGKQEVYKEKREIDDENKTMTARGLEGHVMEHFKVCDIVVQFIPKTEDSCVGKITMIWEKRNDEVPEPSSYMKLVKSMVAEMQEHVHKA, translated from the exons ATGGCGACGTCGGGAACATACGTGACGGAGGTTCCTTTAAAAGGGACCGCGGAGAAACACTACAAGAGGTGGAAGAGCGAGAATCATCTCTTCCCTGATACCATTGGCCACCACATTCAAAATGTTACCGTTCACGAGGGCGAATGGGACTCTCACGGGGGTATCAAGATTTGGAACTACACGTTGg ATGGAAAACAGGAGGTATacaaggagaagagagagatagacGATGAGAATAAAACAATGACGGCTAGAGGACTTGAAGGTCACGTGATGGAGCATTTCAAGGTTTGTGACATCGTCGTCCAATTTATTCCCAAGACTGAAGATAGTTGCGTCGGAAAAATCACCATGATCTGGGAGAAGCGCAACGATGAAGTCCCCGAACCAAGTAGCTACATGAAACTCGTCAAGAGCATGGTTGCTGAGATGCAGGAGCACGTCCACAAAGCTTAA